The sequence CTTTCCAACTTTGGTCACTTATAATATCTGCTGTAGTACCATCTTTATAGCTAATTTTTAGCAAGTATTTAAGTTTCGGCTGCCCCACATATCCACCTTTCTTATAAAATCCCCAGTGGTCAACAGCCAGCAAACCGTAGTTTCCACGCCCCAGCATCACACCAATGGCATTTTTACCCTGTTTAATTTGCGGTGTTACATCGTAAGTCGTATACAATATTGTCTTATTGTAATTCGTCCACCCCGGATCAAGAACATGATCTCCAATCCGTTGTCCATTAAGATACAATTCGTTGTAGCCAATCCCACTGATAAAAACAGTCGCCTCTTCAATTTCTTTATTTGCCTGAAATGTTTTGCGCATCAAAGGTGACGGATCATAGGGATTGTTTTGATGAAAATTATACCGTTCCCACAAATTCATACGGGCACCAAAATAACTGGGAAGGTAAAGTTCTGTGCACTGCAATTCTACTTCTTTCCGTTTCCACCAGTTTTCCTCCCATTCATCCTGAGGTTTCCATGCGATCCAATCAGCTCCCGCCCAATCTTCTTCAGAAAAAAGCCCGGTGGAAAATGTTGCGGCTTCGCTCCAACCTTCCGTTTGGTTATTCTTGTCCCATACCCGAACCTTCCAGAAATATTGTTTTGCCGGTTGAAGTGTTTTTCCTGAATAAACAACATGTGTATTTTGTGCTGATCGTTTTTTTCCGGAATCAAACATATCGCCAATTCCGGAATTTAAATTCTCTTTTGAGGACGAAACAATTAATTGATAAGCGATTTGGAACTGCTCATTCTCTGCAGACTGCAATTTCCAATAAAAACGGGGATCAGGTATGTCAACTCCCATAGGATTTGTGAGGTATTCACATCTTAAATCAACAGGGGTAATTTGGGCGTGGGATTCAAGCATCACACCCAAAAGAAAGCAAAGAAGAATAAATGTGTTTTGAATTATTTTCATTCGTCTATAATTGTTTATTTTAAAGGTGACTCATGTAACTCGCATAGTCGTTCTCCTGTGTATTAAGAATGATTTTATAATGCTCGTTTCATCATAACATTCAATTCAAATTAGAGATCACATTCTGTTTAAATTACAGTTCATCTTTTCTATATTCAAACCAATCGTAGTCCGCTACAGCTTTACTTTTCTTACCATTACCTGTTGCGTATAAACCAACATAAACGCCAGTATAACCACCAACACTTTCCGAGCTTAAAAACTTTGAATTAATCGTCTCAATGGTTTGATAATCGTCATCTCCCTGTGAGAAGGAAAAAGCAAATGTTGTGGTTTCACCCTGGATTCTGAGATTAACCGGCCCCGGTTTAAGAAGTTTCTTTTCAGATTTATGGGTTATCATTCCAAAATCAAATTTGGCAGTGATGTATCTTTCTTCTCCAATTTTTTCAACCATAAGCCTAAAACTTACACCATTATTCACCAGCGTTATTCCGGCTTCTTCATTTTCATTTTCAGGATTAAATTCCAGGTTTGTTGTTGCTGTGAAATTATGATCCTGCAAACGCCTGGCAACAAAAGTTGGAGAACCATTGTCGCCAATAAAAATGGGTGATTCGATAGGAGAAATAATATTTGCAGCACCTGTCAACCTTAGAAACCCCGGGCGTTCGCTCAATGTATAATTTTCATCAACAGGAAGCTGAATGTGATTCCACTCCAATCCCAACTTCTCTTCATCAAAGACCGTTTTTGTAGATTTTTTGCGAAATGGTTTTAGCGGAAGAGTTGAACAAGTCATATTTGATTGCACTGTTCCATTCCCGTTTACAATTGGCCAACTGTTTTTAGGCCAGGTCACCGGAGTCAGGCATGTTTCTCTACCTAGAATATGGTGAGCATTTCTATCTACTTTTCGGTATCCGTGAAAAATCATCCACCACGAACCATCATGTGCCTGCAACATATCGGCATGGCCAACTCCCTGTATTTCGTACATCTGTCCGGCCTGGTTACAATGCGTTAAAATGGGATTGTTTTTATATGTAACGTATGGCCCCCATACAGATGACGAGCGGGCAATGGTTTCGCTGTGTGCCTCTTCGGTACCACCTTCGGCTGCCATCAGGTAATAAAAACCGTCCTTTTTGTAAATGTGTGGCCCTTCAAGCGCCCGACCTCCGGTACCATACCAGATTTTACGTCCTTCAGTCAGCAATTTCCCTGTTACTAGATCAATCTCAAACAACTCGAAATTTGAGGCAATTACATACGATTTCCCATTATCGTCAAAGAAAAAGTCAGGGTCAATCCATTGTAACTTTTGGTCTATCCAAATTGGATAAGACCATGGGCCGGCAGGGTTTGTTGCCGTAACATAAAAGTTACCTTTACCGCCAAAACCGTTCACATTGGTAGTAATCATATAAAACACCCCCTCGTGATAACGAATATTGGCAGCGAAAATATTTACTCCATCAGGTAACTGTTCTTTGCGGTGGATACAATGCCCGATTTGTTCCCAATTGACTAAATCTTTGCTATGAAATATGGGTACCCCCGGAAAATATTCAAAAGTGCTCGAAACCAAATAATAATCCTCTCCCACCCTGCAAATACTTGGATCGGAGTAAAATCCCGGGATTACCGGATTTTGGTAGGTTACTGTTTCATTTGGAAAAATTGTTGCATCGTAGGGATTGTTGCTTTTTAATACCTCATGTGTGTTTTGAGCAAATACAGGTAAAACAATAGTTACCAAGGCTATAATCAAATAATTTTTCATAGTTCTACTGATTTTGAGATTATTCTTACCGGCCCTAATAATCCAGATTCTTTTAATTGTGAGTCTGCCGTATAAAAAGGCATGGTTGTATAAGTTAATTTATTGGCAATATCTGGCTGAGCATCGCCAATCAAACGATTTACCCAATGATTGGTTACTTTAACTGATAGCTGATTCTCTCCTGCTTTTATTGCTTCGTTGAGTTTAACTTTAAAAGGCTTTTTCCAGACAATTCCCAGCGGAGTGCCATTTAGTGTAATCTCCGCAAGATTTTTAACCTCACCCAAATCGAGCCATATTTCCTTTCCTTCAGAAATAGATTCTTCTGTAATTTCGAATGTTTTTGTGTATTCTGCTGTTCCCGAAAAGTACTTTATCCCGGTATCTTCATTCTCATTCCATGGTGCTAATTCCGCAACAACTGTCCGTTCCGAAGCCCCTCTGTTAGCCTGAAAATTGACCTGCCATTCGCCGGTAAGCGTAGCAAGTTCCGTTTCTGTTGTTCGCGGAAGTTGAACCGAATTGGCAGCTGATTTTTCCCTGAAAACAATAAAAACAGCATCTTCAGGTTCCAAATCCAAAGTAACCAATGTACGACCATCAGCAATCTTGTATGACGCTTCTATTACGTCACCATTTACAGGATTCCAGATTTCAGGTTTAAAACCTTCTGTACGAAACGAAACTGTATCTGTCTGTTCTTCCTTCGAGGTTGTATTCACCCAGTAGATTTCCTGATTTCCCAATGTACGGTGTACAAAATCCATTTCTGAATTTGTACTTTTTGTTGAATATTCAAAATCAGGTTCTATTCCAAGTTGGGTTAAAAGTTGCTCAATTGTTAATCCAGAGTGAACTTTTCCTTCATCCCATAATTGGCGTACAATTTCCTGAAACTCATATTTATCATCATTTAACGATGGTGTATCAACAGGTTTCGTACCTAAAATCACTGCTCCATCATTCACCAATTGTTGAATTTTCTTCAAAACAGGAAGCGTCATGTACCGGGTACTTTCATCCAGCACAAGTAGTTTGTAATTCATTCCGGTTTCAGTAACAAGCTCACCATTATTAACGGAAAGTACGTTGGCAACAGCTCCGGCATTCAGAAAATCGTAGTTGTACCCTTTGGGGATTTCAGGCAACTGAGATTGAAACAACGAAGTAAGGTTTGAGCCTAGCCCGTACACATAAATAATGTCGGCAACAAATTTTCCCTGTTGAAGCATGTAAGAACTTCGGGCCAGATAATCCATCCACGGCTTAGCTTGTTCCGCCCAGGTTTCGTGCCGTGTAAACCACTGACCGAAAGGCCCCAGGCCAATTCCCGGAATTTTATCATCAACAGGTTGGTGAACTGAAGTGTGAATTACAAAACGGTTTAAACCGCTTGCCAGCATAAAATCGGCAGTAGGTTTTAAATCTGCAGGCGCATAGCCCCATGCGTTTCCAATTGCAGTAAAGGATTCGGCAGCTACCAGATTTTGTCCGTAAATATGTGCAACTGATGCTGATTCGCGGATATCGGTTTCATGGTTCACATTAACTTTGTCAGACGGCCCACCAAAACCTCCAGGAGTCCAGGTAGCACTCATTGGAATATCTGCCGAACGCTTCACTTCCATTCCATCGGCAACAAAAACGCGGTTGTTTTCATGCGACTCGGAATAGCGCCCCATTCCTCTTGCTTTCAAAATAGTGGTAAGTTCATCGTAATGGTATTCGGTAACCATAGCTTCCAGCGTATTTCGGAAGTCCCAAAGAAATTTTTCACTGGCTATGCTGCTTTCCACAATCTTTCCGGTAAGTACCGGCAACCAGGGTTTTATATCGTAACTGTTTCGTTCATTAAACTCCTCAATCATGTTATCGGTCCAGTTTGCAGCTCCGGCTTCCCAGCTATCGGTAATTACATATTGCAATCCCTTTTCGCCCATTAAACCATTGGTGGCATCCTGGTACTGATCGAGGTAGTTATTGAAATAGTTTTGAACATATTTACGATTCAGTTTATCCACTTCCAATCCTGTTGCTTCAGGCGAAGCCGGTGTATTTTTATGCCCGGTTAGC comes from uncultured Draconibacterium sp. and encodes:
- a CDS encoding glycoside hydrolase family 43 protein, which encodes MKNYLIIALVTIVLPVFAQNTHEVLKSNNPYDATIFPNETVTYQNPVIPGFYSDPSICRVGEDYYLVSSTFEYFPGVPIFHSKDLVNWEQIGHCIHRKEQLPDGVNIFAANIRYHEGVFYMITTNVNGFGGKGNFYVTATNPAGPWSYPIWIDQKLQWIDPDFFFDDNGKSYVIASNFELFEIDLVTGKLLTEGRKIWYGTGGRALEGPHIYKKDGFYYLMAAEGGTEEAHSETIARSSSVWGPYVTYKNNPILTHCNQAGQMYEIQGVGHADMLQAHDGSWWMIFHGYRKVDRNAHHILGRETCLTPVTWPKNSWPIVNGNGTVQSNMTCSTLPLKPFRKKSTKTVFDEEKLGLEWNHIQLPVDENYTLSERPGFLRLTGAANIISPIESPIFIGDNGSPTFVARRLQDHNFTATTNLEFNPENENEEAGITLVNNGVSFRLMVEKIGEERYITAKFDFGMITHKSEKKLLKPGPVNLRIQGETTTFAFSFSQGDDDYQTIETINSKFLSSESVGGYTGVYVGLYATGNGKKSKAVADYDWFEYRKDEL
- a CDS encoding glycosyl hydrolase — protein: MKQKIIPYFKICILSLIVVLISCSGQKNEEIVDLHANFKNPPNEARPRVWWHWMNGNVTKDGIRKDLEWMNRVGIGGFQNFDAAVGTPQIVDNRLAYMTPQWKEAFLFTTKLADSLGFEMAIAGSPGWSESGGPWVPSSEGMKKMVWTETRIEGGQTFNDVLPHPPTISGSFQNIGINHQTDVSNLDHEEQEYYQDVCVLAYKIPETDFSMLELKPKVTSSSGNFSLEMLNDGDLVTSSFLPADSKDNSAWIQFEFEKPQTIHSVSMVGGGSVYQFGFGNDEQKRFLEASDDGVIFKPVTEIIAGGINQNTVTFSAVTAKFFRVVVIYPDKLTNPFDGLEGLDSPEVRENLSSRTKGTEISELVLHTSPRIHHFEQKAGFAVVEKVENLLTPETPSENLVKANEIINVTDKMAKDGTLIWTVPEGKWNIIRMGYSLTGHKNTPASPEATGLEVDKLNRKYVQNYFNNYLDQYQDATNGLMGEKGLQYVITDSWEAGAANWTDNMIEEFNERNSYDIKPWLPVLTGKIVESSIASEKFLWDFRNTLEAMVTEYHYDELTTILKARGMGRYSESHENNRVFVADGMEVKRSADIPMSATWTPGGFGGPSDKVNVNHETDIRESASVAHIYGQNLVAAESFTAIGNAWGYAPADLKPTADFMLASGLNRFVIHTSVHQPVDDKIPGIGLGPFGQWFTRHETWAEQAKPWMDYLARSSYMLQQGKFVADIIYVYGLGSNLTSLFQSQLPEIPKGYNYDFLNAGAVANVLSVNNGELVTETGMNYKLLVLDESTRYMTLPVLKKIQQLVNDGAVILGTKPVDTPSLNDDKYEFQEIVRQLWDEGKVHSGLTIEQLLTQLGIEPDFEYSTKSTNSEMDFVHRTLGNQEIYWVNTTSKEEQTDTVSFRTEGFKPEIWNPVNGDVIEASYKIADGRTLVTLDLEPEDAVFIVFREKSAANSVQLPRTTETELATLTGEWQVNFQANRGASERTVVAELAPWNENEDTGIKYFSGTAEYTKTFEITEESISEGKEIWLDLGEVKNLAEITLNGTPLGIVWKKPFKVKLNEAIKAGENQLSVKVTNHWVNRLIGDAQPDIANKLTYTTMPFYTADSQLKESGLLGPVRIISKSVEL